The window AAAGCCTCCCAGCGTGGAAGCTTGGCCGGTGAAGAACTTCACAGAGCCCTTGGGGACGTGGTTCCAGTGGCGGATGTCGGGATCCAGGAAGTTCCCAGCGCCGCTCACCACGTAGCCCACGCCAGATTCTTCAATGTACtgagaagggaagagaggatTGGGATTTGAAGCGCATACTGTAAATCTCACAGCAGACTTCTACATCATATCTGGCGCTCTACCGACCTGCAGATTGTGGTCATGCCCGCAGAGGTAAGCCGTGGCCTTGTATTTAACGAGCAGAGGTTGGAgcctctgcagcagacactcCGTGGGCCCGTGCTCGGACACGGACCACACGGGGTAGTGGCCGGCCACCAGCAGGAAGTCCGCCTTGGACTGGGCCAGCCTCCCCTGCAGCCACGTCAGCTGGCGGTTGGCATCCACTGCACGAAGGGGTCCCCTGGGCTTCTCATCCACGAAGTCATTGGAGTTGCCGCACAGCATTATGGTGTCGAGCATGATGATGGTCAGCGTCTTCCCGGTGTTGGGAATGCGGAAGTTCAGCTCGTAGTAGTAAGAGGGAAACTTCCTGGGACAATGAAGGGTAAACCAAAGTTCAGCCAAGTGTGGCCCCCGTTCAccctttgttgtgtgtgtgtgtgtgtgtgtgtgtgtgtgtgtgtgtgtgtgtgtgtgtgtgtgtgtgtgtgtgtgtgtgtgtgtgtgtgtgtgtgtgtgtgtgtgtgtgtgtgtgtgtgtgtgtgtgtgtgtgtgtgggggtgggggggggggggggggggggggggggggggggtgtctggaCTTCATTTGAGGACCCAGCTTTTTCAAAGTTTCTCCTTACCATCTGTCAGACTTGTGGCTGTAATCAATCTGGGCTTTGACGTTCCCCGCGTGGTCGTGATTACCAGCGAGCACATACCAGGGTACTCGGAGGGACTTTGCAGTGTACACGGTCTCGAAAGTGTCCTAATGGGCAGGTTCAAGAGAGAAACCCGAGTCAAAATCGCATCCGCCGCGCCGCTTTTTCTCATCACGCTCTCTCAAGAGATACTTCCAAGTCTCTTAACTGACCTTAAACCGAGGAGAATCCACACTGTCCACACCTTTGTAGTAGAAGTTGTCGCCGAGG is drawn from Scophthalmus maximus strain ysfricsl-2021 chromosome 8, ASM2237912v1, whole genome shotgun sequence and contains these coding sequences:
- the acp5a gene encoding tartrate-resistant acid phosphatase type 5a; translated protein: MALTLVSILTAAISVAYCYPAAFQDLEAIGKNRTSIKFLAVGDWGGVPYPPYITAVQKATAREMSKIAEHMGADFVLALGDNFYYKGVDSVDSPRFKDTFETVYTAKSLRVPWYVLAGNHDHAGNVKAQIDYSHKSDRWKFPSYYYELNFRIPNTGKTLTIIMLDTIMLCGNSNDFVDEKPRGPLRAVDANRQLTWLQGRLAQSKADFLLVAGHYPVWSVSEHGPTECLLQRLQPLLVKYKATAYLCGHDHNLQYIEESGVGYVVSGAGNFLDPDIRHWNHVPKGSVKFFTGQASTLGGFVHAEVTKKQMVLTFIQAKGTSLYRTVLSQREFE